The region CGGGCGAGCACGTGGTCTACCTGATAACCGGCGAGAGCAGCCCCACCACCAACTGAGATGCAAGGAAGGGCCCCTTGTTATCGAAAAAGCGATAACAAGGGGCCCTTCCTTGCATCTCAGCGACCCTGGTTGGCCACCGCGGCGGCGGCTGCCTTCGCAGCGGTCGGGTCGAGGTAGGTGCCGCCCAGGGTGAGCGGGCGCAGTTGCGGGTCGAGGTCGTAGCGCAGCGGGATGCCGGTCGGGATGTTCAGCTTGGCGATCGCCTCGTCGGAGATCTGGTCGAGGTGCTTGACCAGAGCGCGCAGCGAGTTGCCGTGCGCGGCGACCAGCACCGTCCGGCCGGCCAGGATGTCCGGCACGATCGAGTCGTACCAGTAGGGCAGCATCCGCTCGACGACGTCCTTGAGGCACTCGGTGCGCGGCATCAGCTCGGTCGGCAGTAGCGCGTAGCGCGGGTCGCCCACCTGCGACCACTCGTCGTTGTCGTCGATCGGCGGCGGCGGCGTGTCGTACGAACGGCGCCAGAGCATGAACTGCTCCTCGCCGTACTCGTCAAGGGTCTGCTTCTTGTTCTTGCCCTGCAGGGCGCCGTAGTGCCGCTCGTTGAGCCGCCACGACCGGCGCAC is a window of Micromonospora sp. WMMD961 DNA encoding:
- a CDS encoding phosphoglyceromutase, whose protein sequence is MTASEGPTVGTLVLLRHGESDWNAKNLFTGWVDVDLTEKGEGEARRGGELLREHSLLPDVVHTSVMRRAIRTAELALNAADRHWIAVRRSWRLNERHYGALQGKNKKQTLDEYGEEQFMLWRRSYDTPPPPIDDNDEWSQVGDPRYALLPTELMPRTECLKDVVERMLPYWYDSIVPDILAGRTVLVAAHGNSLRALVKHLDQISDEAIAKLNIPTGIPLRYDLDPQLRPLTLGGTYLDPTAAKAAAAAVANQGR